Proteins encoded within one genomic window of Candidatus Hydrogenedentota bacterium:
- a CDS encoding ThuA domain-containing protein yields the protein MFTRLAIVGLAGLAVMNPVFADDAAKPIRVLIVTGGHDFDRAEFFAAFDSMKGIAWKEVQHPAANDSYTKEAAAAYDVVVLYDMVQEITEEQKQNFIRVLKEDGKGLVALHHCLASYQAWPEYTSIIGGKYFLADVVENGKVVRPGSTYDHDQDLNVQILDPADPITKGVSNFVTHDEAYNGFDVSKDVKPLLRVEHPKCGPIVGWSHEYGKARVAYIMLGHDKKGYDNQGFKALVHNAILWAAKKDGEAKP from the coding sequence ATGTTCACGCGATTGGCGATAGTTGGTTTGGCGGGTTTGGCGGTCATGAATCCTGTTTTCGCGGACGATGCAGCGAAACCTATACGGGTGCTGATCGTTACGGGGGGACATGACTTCGACCGCGCGGAGTTTTTTGCTGCGTTCGACTCGATGAAGGGAATTGCCTGGAAGGAGGTGCAGCATCCGGCCGCAAACGATTCGTACACAAAAGAGGCGGCCGCCGCCTACGACGTCGTTGTCCTCTACGACATGGTTCAGGAAATCACCGAAGAACAGAAGCAGAATTTCATCCGCGTTTTGAAGGAAGACGGAAAGGGCCTCGTGGCGCTGCATCATTGTCTGGCGAGTTATCAGGCGTGGCCCGAATACACCAGCATCATCGGCGGCAAGTACTTCCTTGCCGACGTGGTCGAGAATGGGAAAGTAGTGCGTCCAGGAAGCACCTACGATCACGATCAGGATCTAAACGTCCAGATTCTGGATCCCGCCGATCCCATCACCAAGGGTGTGAGCAATTTTGTCACGCACGACGAAGCGTACAACGGGTTTGACGTCTCCAAAGACGTTAAACCTCTGTTGCGCGTGGAGCATCCTAAGTGTGGACCGATTGTCGGTTGGTCGCATGAATACGGGAAGGCGCGTGTTGCTTACATCATGCTTGGACATGACAAGAAGGGCTATGACAACCAAGGCTTTAAAGCACTGGTGCACAACGCCATTCTTTGGGCTGCGAAGAAGGATGGCGAGGCGAAGCCCTGA
- a CDS encoding discoidin domain-containing protein gives MNSQTGVLAISILMCTWASSLEATESKTESGTVLVPLALELPQPSFSGTPLVYSSPNFEEPAFTRRKPFLAPIGTINLAKGKPVTSSDPAPHFGKLSFLTDGEKDFHNEFLLELNAGVQWIQIDLGATSELYAVLVWHFHASDRVYFDVVVQISDDPTFSNKVTTFYNNDLDNSAGLGSGKDKEYVENFEGRLIDAQGAHGRYVRLYSNGNTTDDTNHYVEVEAYGKSLKD, from the coding sequence ATGAATTCCCAAACTGGAGTTTTGGCAATCTCTATCCTGATGTGTACATGGGCCAGCAGCCTGGAGGCAACAGAATCCAAAACGGAATCCGGTACGGTCCTCGTGCCACTGGCCCTCGAACTCCCGCAACCGAGCTTCAGCGGGACTCCGCTCGTTTACTCCAGCCCCAATTTCGAAGAGCCGGCCTTCACGCGCCGCAAGCCGTTCCTGGCCCCGATCGGGACCATCAATCTTGCGAAAGGAAAACCCGTCACCAGCAGCGATCCCGCCCCGCACTTCGGCAAACTCTCCTTCCTGACCGATGGCGAGAAAGACTTCCACAACGAGTTCCTCCTGGAACTCAACGCAGGAGTCCAATGGATCCAGATCGACCTGGGAGCAACGTCCGAACTCTATGCCGTACTCGTATGGCACTTTCACGCTTCCGACCGCGTTTACTTCGATGTGGTCGTTCAAATCTCGGACGACCCCACCTTCTCAAACAAGGTCACCACGTTTTACAACAACGACCTGGACAACTCCGCCGGACTTGGTTCGGGCAAGGACAAGGAATATGTTGAGAACTTCGAAGGTCGGCTAATCGACGCCCAAGGCGCCCACGGCCGCTACGTCCGCCTCTACTCCAATGGCAACACCACCGACGACACCAATCACTACGTCGAAGTGGAGGCATACGGGAAGAGCCTGAAGGATTGA